One window of the Streptomyces sp. NBC_00259 genome contains the following:
- the rpsL gene encoding 30S ribosomal protein S12: MPTIQQLVRKGRQDKVEKNKTPALEGSPQRRGVCTRVFTTTPKKPNSALRKVARVRLTSGIEVTAYIPGEGHNLQEHSIVLVRGGRVKDLPGVRYKIIRGSLDTQGVKNRKQARSRYGAKKEK, from the coding sequence GTGCCTACGATCCAGCAGCTGGTCCGGAAGGGCCGGCAGGACAAGGTCGAGAAGAACAAGACGCCCGCACTCGAGGGTTCCCCTCAGCGTCGCGGCGTCTGCACGCGTGTGTTCACGACCACCCCGAAGAAGCCGAACTCGGCCCTCCGTAAGGTCGCGCGTGTGCGTCTGACCTCGGGCATCGAGGTCACGGCCTACATTCCGGGTGAGGGACACAACCTGCAGGAGCACTCCATCGTGCTCGTGCGTGGTGGCCGTGTGAAGGACCTGCCGGGTGTTCGCTACAAGATCATCCGCGGTTCCCTTGACACCCAGGGTGTCAAGAACCGCAAGCAGGCCCGCAGCCGCTACGGCGCCAAGAAGGAGAAGTAA
- the tuf gene encoding elongation factor Tu, giving the protein MAKAKFERTKPHVNIGTIGHIDHGKTTLTAAITKVLHDAYPDLNEASAFDQIDKAPEERQRGITISIAHVEYQTESRHYAHVDCPGHADYIKNMITGAAQMDGAILVVAATDGPMPQTKEHVLLARQVGVPYIVVALNKADMVDDEEILELVELEVRELLSEYEFPGDDLPVVKVSALKALEGDKEWGQSVLNLMAAVDEAIPQPERDVDKPFLMPIEDVFTITGRGTVVTGRIERGVLKVNETVDIVGIKQEKTTTTVTGIEMFRKLLDEGQAGENVGLLLRGIKREDVERGQVIIKPGSVTPHTEFEAQAYILSKDEGGRHTPFFNNYRPQFYFRTTDVTGVVTLPEGTEMVMPGDNTSMTVSLIQPVAMEEGLKFAIREGGRTVGAGQVTKITK; this is encoded by the coding sequence GTGGCGAAGGCGAAGTTCGAGCGGACTAAGCCGCACGTCAACATCGGCACCATCGGTCACATCGACCACGGTAAGACGACCCTCACGGCCGCCATTACCAAGGTGCTGCACGACGCGTACCCGGACCTGAACGAGGCCTCGGCCTTCGACCAGATCGACAAGGCTCCTGAGGAGCGCCAGCGCGGTATCACCATCTCCATCGCGCACGTCGAGTACCAGACCGAGTCGCGTCACTACGCCCACGTCGACTGCCCCGGTCACGCGGACTACATCAAGAACATGATCACCGGTGCCGCCCAGATGGACGGCGCCATCCTCGTGGTCGCCGCCACCGACGGCCCGATGCCGCAGACCAAGGAGCACGTGCTCCTGGCCCGCCAGGTCGGCGTTCCGTACATCGTCGTCGCCCTGAACAAGGCCGACATGGTGGACGACGAGGAGATCCTGGAGCTCGTCGAGCTCGAGGTGCGTGAGCTCCTCTCCGAGTACGAGTTCCCGGGCGACGACCTGCCGGTCGTCAAGGTCTCGGCGCTCAAGGCGCTCGAGGGCGACAAGGAGTGGGGCCAGTCGGTCCTGAACCTGATGGCCGCCGTCGACGAGGCGATCCCGCAGCCCGAGCGTGACGTCGACAAGCCGTTCCTGATGCCGATCGAGGACGTCTTCACGATCACCGGTCGTGGCACCGTCGTCACCGGCCGTATCGAGCGTGGTGTCCTGAAGGTCAACGAGACCGTCGACATCGTCGGTATCAAGCAGGAGAAGACCACCACCACGGTCACCGGCATCGAGATGTTCCGCAAGCTGCTCGACGAGGGCCAGGCCGGTGAGAACGTCGGTCTGCTCCTCCGTGGCATCAAGCGCGAGGACGTCGAGCGCGGCCAGGTCATCATCAAGCCCGGTTCGGTCACGCCGCACACCGAGTTCGAGGCCCAGGCCTACATCCTGTCGAAGGACGAGGGTGGCCGTCACACCCCGTTCTTCAACAACTACCGCCCGCAGTTCTACTTCCGTACCACGGACGTGACCGGTGTCGTGACCCTCCCCGAGGGCACCGAGATGGTCATGCCGGGCGACAACACCTCCATGACCGTCTCGCTGATTCAGCCGGTCGCCATGGAGGAGGGCCTGAAGTTCGCCATCCGTGAGGGTGGCCGGACCGTCGGCGCCGGCCAGGTCACCAAGATCACCAAGTAA
- a CDS encoding PIG-L family deacetylase, protein MSGDGPERANRPDGPERSNQLSRLSRLSRPDRLDQPRHRPRRRTVPRRTVVATLAAAAGATALGACSVPAPPRRTTPTADPAPGMPIASSRRAQLMQILAHPDDDLYFMNPDTQRMLDAGVPLVCVYVTAGEHDGKNHIPGNWDVPADKDAYSSARHQGLRQAYATLLGLDRFTDWTKGVATLRRDHQAEINTLTNGHRRVELIFLNLPMHTTRRYMAIPSLWQDRALGLHTVVAKDSPLRRTVPYDYDELVDVLVGLMERYRPTVIQTLDPDPDIQHSDEATRKKDSEQRGYSDHADHTAVASFSWAAMVRWVAEATEDGGRVPGFVATAFRGYYNRHWPKNLPARVLQEKAAHLVPYGGDPSWECGNPSGCGDYNVGGVRPLTNKKGWVRSTHHRYPGDRPVVATEPDGRLAAYGVLGLRAVRWRETEPGGGEWGDPQDLGGGPLAPALGSAALKDGRQLVFGLRFAAIGGHGGPNRREVVLLEQRAPGGGFLAWYGLGNPERDDDRGRRIGVPVAVTAPDGRVHLFVRNADKGVSTRVRNTDGRWDRWRDLGGDEIQDGLTTVVDGAGRVHVFGAGRDTVHHWAQDVLGEDVAFKPDAGSGLPAPGGPLAALPTDDGGIELYYRKPTAAGVIAVRAGGAPARPRKERFDGYGPLRAAAAPNGPALLGKDLGGRVQLRVDGRVVTRAQGTEPLDSPALFIGRSGATAIGMGADAHPWIWSPQAGTAG, encoded by the coding sequence ATGTCCGGCGACGGACCGGAACGAGCGAACCGACCGGACGGACCGGAGCGGTCGAACCAACTGAGCCGACTGAGCCGACTTAGCCGACCGGACCGACTCGACCAGCCGCGCCACAGACCCCGCCGCCGCACCGTCCCCCGCCGCACCGTCGTCGCCACCCTCGCCGCGGCCGCCGGAGCCACCGCCCTGGGCGCCTGCTCCGTACCGGCGCCGCCCCGGCGCACCACGCCCACCGCCGACCCTGCGCCCGGCATGCCGATAGCCAGCTCCCGCCGCGCGCAGCTGATGCAGATCCTCGCCCACCCGGACGACGACCTGTACTTCATGAACCCGGACACCCAGCGGATGCTCGACGCGGGCGTACCGCTCGTCTGTGTGTACGTCACCGCCGGGGAGCACGACGGGAAGAACCACATACCGGGGAACTGGGACGTCCCCGCCGACAAGGACGCCTACTCATCGGCCCGCCACCAGGGCTTGCGTCAGGCCTACGCGACGCTCCTCGGGCTGGACCGGTTCACGGACTGGACGAAGGGCGTCGCCACCCTCCGCCGGGACCACCAGGCCGAGATCAACACGCTCACCAACGGCCACCGCAGGGTCGAGCTGATCTTCCTCAACCTCCCGATGCACACGACCCGTCGCTACATGGCGATACCCAGCCTGTGGCAGGACCGGGCGCTCGGGCTGCACACCGTCGTCGCCAAGGACTCCCCGCTGCGCAGGACCGTCCCGTACGACTACGACGAACTCGTCGACGTCCTCGTCGGGCTCATGGAGCGGTACCGGCCGACCGTGATCCAGACCCTGGACCCCGATCCGGACATCCAGCACAGCGACGAGGCGACCCGGAAGAAGGACAGCGAGCAGCGCGGCTACTCGGACCACGCCGACCACACCGCCGTCGCCTCGTTCAGCTGGGCCGCGATGGTGCGCTGGGTGGCGGAGGCGACCGAGGACGGCGGGCGGGTGCCCGGTTTCGTCGCGACCGCGTTCCGTGGCTACTACAACCGTCACTGGCCCAAGAACCTCCCGGCCCGCGTGCTGCAGGAGAAGGCCGCGCACCTGGTCCCGTACGGCGGGGACCCGTCCTGGGAGTGCGGCAACCCTTCGGGCTGCGGTGACTACAACGTGGGTGGCGTCCGTCCGCTGACGAACAAGAAGGGCTGGGTCCGCTCCACCCACCACCGCTACCCGGGCGACCGGCCCGTCGTCGCCACCGAGCCCGACGGGCGGCTCGCCGCGTACGGGGTGCTGGGGCTGCGTGCCGTGCGCTGGCGGGAGACCGAGCCGGGCGGCGGCGAGTGGGGCGACCCGCAGGACCTGGGCGGCGGCCCGCTGGCCCCGGCGCTCGGCTCGGCGGCCCTCAAGGACGGACGGCAGCTGGTCTTCGGGCTGCGGTTCGCCGCGATCGGCGGCCACGGCGGGCCGAACCGCCGCGAGGTGGTGCTGCTGGAACAGCGCGCGCCGGGAGGCGGTTTCCTTGCCTGGTACGGGCTCGGCAACCCGGAGCGCGACGACGACCGGGGCCGCCGCATCGGCGTACCGGTCGCGGTGACCGCGCCCGACGGCCGGGTCCATCTCTTCGTACGCAACGCGGACAAGGGAGTCAGCACGCGCGTACGGAACACGGACGGCCGCTGGGACCGCTGGCGGGACCTCGGCGGCGACGAGATCCAGGACGGTCTCACGACGGTCGTCGACGGCGCGGGCCGGGTCCATGTCTTCGGGGCGGGACGGGACACCGTGCACCACTGGGCGCAGGACGTCCTCGGCGAGGACGTCGCCTTCAAGCCGGACGCCGGCAGCGGGCTCCCCGCCCCCGGTGGACCGCTCGCCGCACTCCCGACCGACGACGGCGGCATCGAGCTCTACTACCGCAAGCCGACGGCCGCGGGCGTGATCGCCGTCCGCGCGGGCGGCGCCCCGGCCCGCCCCCGCAAGGAACGCTTCGACGGCTACGGCCCACTCCGCGCGGCCGCGGCCCCGAACGGGCCCGCGCTGCTCGGCAAGGACCTCGGCGGGCGCGTCCAACTCCGCGTCGACGGACGGGTGGTGACGCGAGCCCAGGGAACGGAGCCGCTGGACTCCCCCGCCCTGTTCATCGGCCGCTCCGGCGCCACGGCGATCGGCATGGGCGCGGACGCGCACCCGTGGATCTGGAGCCCGCAGGCCGGCACGGCGGGCTGA
- the rpsG gene encoding 30S ribosomal protein S7, translating into MPRKGPAPKRPVIIDPVYGSPLVTSLINKILLNGKRSTAERIVYGAMEGLREKTGADPVITLKRALENVKPSLEVKSRRVGGATYQVPIEVKPGRASTLALRWVVGYSRARREKTMTERLMNELLDASNGLGASVKKREDTHKMAESNKAFAHYRW; encoded by the coding sequence ATGCCTCGTAAGGGCCCCGCCCCGAAGCGCCCGGTCATCATCGACCCGGTTTACGGTTCTCCTCTGGTGACGTCGCTCATCAACAAGATCCTGCTCAACGGCAAGCGTTCCACCGCTGAGCGCATCGTCTACGGCGCCATGGAAGGCCTCCGCGAGAAGACCGGCGCTGACCCGGTCATCACGCTGAAGCGCGCTCTCGAGAACGTCAAGCCGTCTCTCGAGGTCAAGTCCCGCCGTGTCGGTGGCGCCACCTACCAGGTGCCGATCGAGGTCAAGCCCGGTCGCGCCTCCACCCTCGCGCTCCGCTGGGTCGTGGGTTACTCCCGCGCCCGTCGCGAGAAGACCATGACCGAGCGCCTCATGAACGAGCTGCTGGATGCCTCGAACGGCCTCGGCGCTTCGGTCAAGAAGCGTGAGGACACGCACAAGATGGCCGAGTCCAACAAGGCCTTCGCGCACTACCGCTGGTAG
- the fusA gene encoding elongation factor G — MATTSLDLAKVRNIGIMAHIDAGKTTTTERILFYTGVSYKIGEVHDGAATMDWMEQEQERGITITSAATTCHWPLEDVDHTINIIDTPGHVDFTVEVERSLRVLDGAVTVFDGVAGVEPQSETVWRQADRYGVPRICFVNKLDRTGAEFHRCVDMISDRLGAQPIVMQLPIGAEADFKGVIDLVTMKALVWSAEAAKGEMYDIVDIPATHTEAAEEYRGKLIEAVAENDEEIMELYLEGQEPSVEQLYAAIRRITIASGKGKGTTVTPVFCGTAFKNKGVQPLLDAVVRYLPSPVDIEAIEGHDVKDADLVVKRRPSDEEPLSALAFKIMSDPHLGKLTFVRIYSGRLESGTAVLNSVKGRKERIGKIYRMHANKREEIESVGAGDIVAVMGLKQTTTGETLADEKNPVILESMDFPAPVIEVAIEPKSKGDQEKLGVAIQRLAEEDPSFQVHTNEETGQTVIGGMGELHLEVLVDRMKREFKVEANVGKPQVAYRETIRKAVERHDYTHKKQTGGTGQFAKVQIAIEPIEGGDAAYEFVNKVTGGRIPKEYIPSVDAGCQEAMSFGILAGYEMTGVRVILLDGGYHEVDSSELAFKIAGSQAFKEAARKASPVLLEPMMAVEVTTPEDYMGDVIGDINSRRGQIQAMEERAGARVVKGLVPLSEMFGYVGDLRSKTSGRASYSMQFDSYAEVPRNVAEEIIAKAKGE, encoded by the coding sequence ATGGCCACCACTTCGCTTGACCTGGCCAAGGTCCGCAACATCGGGATCATGGCCCACATCGACGCGGGCAAGACGACGACCACCGAGCGCATCCTGTTCTACACCGGTGTTTCGTACAAGATCGGTGAGGTCCACGACGGCGCTGCCACGATGGACTGGATGGAGCAGGAGCAGGAGCGCGGCATCACGATCACGTCCGCCGCGACGACCTGTCACTGGCCGCTCGAGGACGTCGACCACACCATCAACATCATCGACACCCCGGGTCACGTCGACTTCACCGTTGAGGTGGAGCGCTCCCTGCGTGTGCTCGACGGTGCCGTGACGGTGTTCGACGGCGTGGCCGGCGTCGAGCCGCAGTCCGAGACTGTGTGGCGTCAGGCGGACCGCTACGGCGTTCCGCGTATCTGCTTCGTCAACAAGCTCGACCGCACCGGTGCCGAGTTCCACCGCTGTGTGGACATGATCAGCGACCGCCTTGGCGCGCAGCCGATCGTCATGCAGCTCCCGATCGGTGCCGAGGCCGACTTCAAGGGCGTCATCGACCTGGTCACCATGAAGGCCCTGGTCTGGTCCGCCGAGGCGGCCAAGGGCGAGATGTACGACATCGTCGACATCCCGGCCACCCACACCGAGGCTGCCGAGGAGTACCGCGGCAAGCTCATCGAGGCCGTGGCCGAGAACGACGAAGAGATCATGGAGCTGTACCTGGAGGGCCAGGAGCCTTCCGTGGAGCAGCTGTACGCCGCGATCCGTCGTATCACCATCGCTTCCGGCAAGGGCAAGGGCACCACGGTCACCCCGGTGTTCTGTGGCACCGCGTTCAAGAACAAGGGCGTCCAGCCCCTGCTCGACGCGGTCGTGCGCTACCTCCCGTCGCCCGTCGACATCGAGGCCATCGAGGGCCACGACGTCAAGGACGCGGACCTGGTCGTGAAGCGCAGGCCGTCCGACGAGGAGCCGCTGTCGGCGCTGGCGTTCAAGATCATGAGCGACCCGCACCTCGGCAAGCTCACCTTCGTGCGCATCTACTCCGGCCGTCTGGAGTCCGGCACCGCTGTGCTGAACTCCGTGAAGGGCCGCAAGGAGCGCATCGGCAAGATCTACCGCATGCACGCGAACAAGCGTGAGGAGATCGAGTCGGTGGGCGCCGGTGACATCGTCGCCGTCATGGGCCTGAAGCAGACCACCACCGGTGAGACGCTCGCGGACGAGAAGAACCCGGTCATCCTGGAGTCCATGGACTTCCCGGCGCCGGTCATCGAGGTCGCGATCGAGCCCAAGTCCAAGGGTGACCAGGAGAAGCTGGGTGTCGCCATCCAGCGTCTCGCGGAGGAGGACCCCTCCTTCCAGGTGCACACCAACGAGGAGACCGGCCAGACCGTCATCGGCGGTATGGGCGAGCTTCACCTCGAGGTGCTCGTCGACCGTATGAAGCGTGAGTTCAAGGTCGAGGCCAACGTCGGCAAGCCGCAGGTCGCGTACCGCGAGACGATCCGTAAGGCCGTCGAGCGTCACGACTACACCCACAAGAAGCAGACCGGTGGTACCGGTCAGTTCGCCAAGGTGCAGATCGCGATCGAGCCGATCGAGGGCGGCGACGCCGCGTACGAGTTCGTGAACAAGGTCACCGGTGGCCGCATCCCGAAGGAATACATTCCTTCCGTGGACGCCGGCTGCCAAGAGGCGATGTCGTTCGGCATCCTCGCCGGCTACGAGATGACGGGCGTCCGCGTCATTCTTCTCGACGGTGGCTACCACGAGGTCGACTCCTCCGAGCTCGCGTTCAAGATCGCCGGATCGCAGGCCTTCAAGGAGGCCGCGCGCAAGGCGTCCCCCGTGCTCCTCGAGCCGATGATGGCCGTTGAGGTCACCACGCCCGAGGACTACATGGGCGACGTCATCGGTGACATCAACTCCCGCCGTGGCCAGATCCAGGCCATGGAGGAGCGTGCCGGTGCCCGTGTCGTCAAGGGCCTGGTGCCGCTGTCGGAGATGTTCGGCTACGTCGGCGACCTCCGCAGCAAGACCTCGGGTCGCGCAAGCTACTCGATGCAGTTCGACTCCTACGCCGAGGTTCCCCGGAACGTCGCCGAGGAGATCATCGCGAAGGCCAAGGGCGAGTAA
- a CDS encoding DNA-directed RNA polymerase subunit beta': MLDVNFFDELRIGLATADDIRQWSHGEVKKPETINYRTLKPEKDGLFCEKIFGPTRDWECYCGKYKRVRFKGIICERCGVEVTRAKVRRERMGHIELAAPVTHIWYFKGVPSRLGYLLDLAPKDLEKVIYFAAYMITYVDDERRTRDLPSLEAHVSVERQQIENRRDADLEARAKKLEADLAELEAEGAKADVRRKVREGAEREMKQLRDRAQREIDRLDEVWNRFKNLKVQDLEGDELLYRELRDRFGTYFDGSMGAAALQKRLESFDLEEEAERLREIIRTGKGQKKTRALKRLKVVSAFLQTSNSPKGMVLDCVPVIPPDLRPMVQLDGGRFATSDLNDLYRRVINRNNRLKRLLDLGAPEIIVNNEKRMLQEAVDALFDNGRRGRPVTGPGNRPLKSLSDMLKGKQGRFRQNLLGKRVDYSARSVIVVGPQLKLHQCGLPKAMALELFKPFVMKRLVDLNHAQNIKSAKRMVERGRTVVYDVLEEVIAEHPVLLNRAPTLHRLGIQAFEPQLVEGKAIQIHPLVCTAFNADFDGDQMAVHLPLSAEAQAEARILMLSSNNILKPADGRPVTMPTQDMVLGLFFLTTDEEEREVRGEGRAFNSTAEAIMAFDARELSLQAKIDIRFPIGTVPPRGWTPPVAEEGEPEWQQGDSFRLRTTLGRALFNELLPEDYPFVDYSVGKKQLSEIVNDLAERYPKVIVAATLDNLKASGFYWATRSGVTVAISDVVVPEAKKAIVAGYEAQDEKVQKQYERGLITKDERTQELIAIWTKATNEVAEAMNENFPKTNPIFMMVNSGARGNMMQMRQIAGMRGLVSNAKNETIPRPIKASFREGLSVLEYFISTHGARKGLADTALRTADSGYLTRRLVDVSQDVIIREEDCGTDRGLKLRIAERGADGVLRKAEDVETSVYARMLAEDVVVDGKVIAPANVDLGDVLIDAVVGAGVEEVKTRSVLTCESAVGTCAYCYGRSLATGKLVDIGEAVGIIAAQSIGEPGTQLTMRTFHTGGVAGDDITQGLPRVVELFEARTPKGVAPISEAAGRVRIEETEKTKKIIVTPDDGSDETAFPISKRAKVLVREGDHVEVGQKLTFGATNPHDVLRILGQRAVQVHLVGEVQKVYNSQGVSIHDKHIEIIIRQMLRRVTIIESGDAELLPGELVERSKFETENRRVVTEGGHPASGRPQLMGITKASLATESWLSAASFQETTRVLTDAAINAKSDSLIGLKENVIIGKLIPAGTGLSRYRNIRVEPTEEAKAAMYSAVGYDDIDYSPFGTGSGQAVPLEDYDYGPYNQ; encoded by the coding sequence GTGCTCGACGTCAACTTCTTCGACGAGCTCCGGATCGGCCTGGCCACCGCTGACGACATTCGTCAGTGGTCTCACGGCGAGGTCAAGAAGCCCGAGACCATCAACTACCGCACGCTCAAGCCCGAAAAGGACGGACTCTTCTGCGAGAAGATCTTCGGTCCGACCCGGGACTGGGAGTGCTACTGCGGCAAGTACAAGCGTGTCCGCTTCAAGGGCATCATCTGTGAGCGGTGTGGCGTCGAGGTCACCCGCGCCAAGGTGCGCCGTGAGCGGATGGGCCACATCGAGCTGGCCGCTCCCGTCACCCACATCTGGTACTTCAAGGGCGTTCCGTCGCGGCTGGGCTACCTGCTCGACCTCGCCCCGAAGGACCTCGAGAAGGTCATCTACTTCGCGGCGTACATGATCACGTACGTCGACGACGAGCGCCGCACCCGCGACCTGCCCTCGCTGGAGGCCCATGTCTCCGTCGAGCGCCAGCAGATCGAGAACCGCCGCGACGCCGACCTGGAGGCCCGCGCCAAGAAGCTCGAGGCCGACCTGGCCGAGCTGGAGGCCGAGGGCGCCAAGGCCGACGTGCGCCGCAAGGTGCGCGAGGGTGCCGAGCGTGAGATGAAGCAGCTGCGCGACCGTGCGCAGCGCGAGATCGACCGTCTCGACGAGGTGTGGAACCGCTTCAAGAACCTCAAGGTCCAGGACCTGGAGGGCGACGAGCTGCTCTACCGCGAGCTGCGTGACCGCTTCGGCACGTACTTCGACGGATCGATGGGTGCCGCGGCGCTGCAGAAGCGCCTGGAGTCCTTCGACCTGGAGGAGGAGGCCGAGCGTCTCCGCGAGATCATCCGTACCGGCAAGGGCCAGAAGAAGACCCGTGCGCTCAAGCGCCTCAAGGTCGTCTCCGCCTTCCTGCAGACCAGCAACAGCCCCAAGGGCATGGTGCTGGACTGCGTCCCGGTGATCCCGCCGGACCTTCGTCCGATGGTGCAGCTGGACGGTGGCCGCTTCGCGACCTCCGACCTGAACGACCTGTACCGCCGCGTCATCAACCGCAACAACCGCCTGAAGCGGCTTCTCGACCTCGGTGCGCCCGAGATCATCGTGAACAACGAGAAGCGCATGCTCCAGGAGGCCGTCGACGCGCTGTTCGACAACGGCCGCCGCGGTCGTCCGGTCACCGGTCCCGGTAACCGCCCGCTGAAGTCCCTCAGCGACATGCTGAAGGGCAAGCAGGGTCGCTTCCGTCAGAACCTGCTCGGTAAGCGAGTCGACTACTCGGCGCGTTCCGTCATCGTCGTCGGCCCGCAGCTGAAGCTGCACCAGTGCGGTCTGCCCAAGGCCATGGCGCTGGAGCTCTTCAAGCCGTTCGTGATGAAGCGTCTGGTCGACCTGAACCACGCGCAGAACATCAAGAGCGCGAAGCGCATGGTCGAGCGTGGCCGCACCGTCGTGTACGACGTCCTCGAAGAGGTCATCGCCGAGCACCCGGTGCTGCTGAACCGTGCGCCCACGCTGCACCGCCTCGGCATCCAGGCCTTCGAGCCGCAGCTGGTCGAGGGCAAGGCCATCCAGATCCACCCGCTCGTCTGCACCGCGTTCAACGCGGACTTCGACGGTGACCAGATGGCCGTGCACCTGCCGCTGTCCGCGGAGGCGCAGGCCGAGGCCCGCATCCTGATGCTGTCCTCGAACAACATCCTCAAGCCGGCCGACGGCCGGCCGGTGACCATGCCGACCCAGGACATGGTGCTGGGCCTCTTCTTCCTCACCACGGACGAGGAGGAGCGCGAGGTGCGCGGCGAGGGCCGTGCGTTCAACTCCACCGCCGAGGCGATCATGGCGTTCGACGCCCGGGAGCTCTCGCTCCAGGCGAAGATCGACATCCGCTTCCCGATCGGCACCGTCCCGCCGCGTGGCTGGACCCCGCCGGTCGCGGAGGAGGGCGAGCCGGAGTGGCAGCAGGGTGACTCGTTCCGTCTGCGGACGACCCTGGGCCGTGCGCTCTTCAACGAGCTGCTGCCCGAGGACTACCCGTTCGTCGACTACTCGGTGGGCAAGAAGCAGCTCTCCGAGATCGTCAACGACCTCGCCGAGCGCTACCCGAAGGTCATCGTGGCGGCGACGCTCGACAACCTGAAGGCGTCCGGCTTCTACTGGGCGACCCGTTCCGGTGTCACCGTGGCCATCTCCGACGTCGTCGTTCCCGAGGCGAAGAAGGCGATCGTCGCGGGTTACGAGGCGCAGGACGAGAAGGTCCAGAAGCAGTACGAGCGCGGTCTGATCACCAAGGACGAGCGCACGCAGGAGCTCATCGCGATCTGGACCAAGGCGACCAACGAGGTTGCCGAGGCCATGAACGAGAACTTCCCGAAGACCAACCCGATCTTCATGATGGTCAACTCGGGTGCTCGTGGAAACATGATGCAGATGCGTCAGATCGCGGGTATGCGTGGTCTGGTGTCGAACGCCAAGAACGAGACGATCCCGCGTCCGATCAAGGCGTCCTTCCGCGAGGGTCTGTCCGTGCTGGAGTACTTCATCTCCACGCACGGTGCCCGTAAGGGTCTCGCCGACACCGCCCTGCGTACGGCCGACTCGGGTTACCTGACCCGTCGTCTGGTCGACGTCTCGCAGGACGTCATCATCCGCGAGGAGGACTGTGGCACCGACCGCGGTCTGAAGCTGCGGATCGCCGAGCGCGGCGCCGACGGTGTCCTGCGCAAGGCGGAGGACGTCGAGACGTCCGTGTACGCGCGGATGCTCGCCGAGGACGTCGTCGTGGACGGCAAGGTCATCGCGCCGGCCAACGTCGACCTCGGTGACGTGCTCATCGACGCGGTCGTGGGCGCGGGTGTCGAGGAGGTCAAGACCCGCTCGGTCCTGACCTGTGAGTCCGCGGTCGGTACGTGTGCGTACTGCTACGGCCGTTCGCTCGCCACCGGCAAGCTGGTCGACATCGGTGAGGCGGTCGGCATCATCGCCGCCCAGTCCATCGGTGAGCCCGGTACCCAGCTGACGATGCGTACCTTCCACACCGGTGGTGTGGCCGGTGACGACATCACCCAGGGTCTGCCGCGTGTCGTCGAGCTCTTCGAGGCCCGTACCCCGAAGGGTGTCGCCCCGATCTCCGAGGCCGCCGGCCGCGTGCGGATCGAGGAGACCGAGAAGACCAAGAAGATCATCGTCACCCCGGACGACGGCAGCGACGAGACGGCGTTCCCGATCTCGAAGCGCGCCAAGGTCCTGGTGCGTGAGGGCGACCACGTCGAGGTGGGCCAGAAGCTCACCTTCGGTGCGACCAACCCGCACGACGTGCTGCGCATCCTCGGCCAGCGGGCCGTTCAGGTCCACCTGGTCGGCGAGGTCCAGAAGGTCTACAACTCGCAGGGTGTGTCGATCCACGACAAGCACATCGAGATCATCATCCGGCAGATGCTGCGCCGTGTGACGATCATCGAGTCCGGCGACGCGGAGCTGCTGCCGGGCGAGCTCGTGGAGCGCTCGAAGTTCGAGACCGAGAACCGTCGTGTGGTCACCGAGGGCGGTCACCCCGCCTCCGGCCGTCCGCAGCTGATGGGTATCACCAAGGCCTCGCTCGCCACCGAGTCGTGGCTGTCGGCGGCGTCCTTCCAGGAGACGACCCGGGTTCTGACCGACGCGGCGATCAACGCCAAGTCGGACTCCCTGATCGGCCTCAAGGAGAACGTCATCATCGGTAAGCTCATCCCGGCCGGTACGGGTCTGTCCCGCTACCGCAACATCCGGGTGGAGCCGACCGAGGAGGCCAAGGCCGCGATGTACTCGGCCGTCGGCTACGACGACATCGACTACTCGCCGTTCGGCACGGGCTCCGGCCAGGCCGTTCCGCTGGAGGACTACGACTACGGTCCGTACAACCAGTAA